The Coffea arabica cultivar ET-39 chromosome 3c, Coffea Arabica ET-39 HiFi, whole genome shotgun sequence genome contains a region encoding:
- the LOC140038004 gene encoding bi-functional coumaroyl CoA and feruloyl CoA ortho-hydroxylase F6H2-2-1-like — translation MAGLKKTAVALNSNNIKALINEGHGVKGLSEMDLKTLPQAVTPTHHCHYTFRSNKWSLVINVGGALEIMSNGRYKSIEHFVTVSKNHNRISMPFFVGSTPYAIIAPFEEMLESTGEKLLYKECLYSEYATHFYSKAHRGKDKIQFVLI, via the exons ATGGCCGGTTTGAAAAAGACGGCAGTTGCTTTGAATTCAAATAATATCAAAGCACTAATAAACGAAGGTCATGGGGTCAAGGGCCTGTCTGAGATGGACCTTAAAACTCTGCCACAG GCCGTCACTCCGACTCATCACTGTCACTATACTTTTCGCTCCAATAAATGGAGCCTTGTAATAAATGTTGGTGGTGCTCTAGAAATCATGAGCAATGGGCGCTACAAGAGTATCGAGCATTTTGTGACTGTTAGTAAAAATCACAATAGGATTTCAATGCCATTTTTTGTAGGTTCAACACCTTATGCAATTATCGCACCTTTTGAAGAAATGCTTGAGAGCACCGGAGAAAAACTACTTTATAAAGAGTGTCTCTACTCGGAGTATGCAACACATTTTTACTCAAAGGCTCATCGTGGAAAAGACAAGATTCAATTTGTCCTGATATGA